In the Populus trichocarpa isolate Nisqually-1 chromosome 8, P.trichocarpa_v4.1, whole genome shotgun sequence genome, TTtgatgtctttttcattttagtgcCTTTTCTTCCGGCTCCAGCATTTcctaagaaatcaaaatcaattgtcCTTCTATTAGGATCAAATCGCCCGAAATAAAACTTTGATgaccaaaatgaattattaaaaaataaacagaagtCCACTATGTTTTGTGAGTGTGAACAGTGTCCATCTATAgtcttttattgtttcctataatatttttttagaatggttgggataatatgataaaaagtagccaaaaacaaattttaaaatatgcatTGAGATTACAAACTCACAAAACTGTGATCTTACTCTTTTGAAACAATGTTATTTGTACTCTTTGCtactttgtagtttttctcagtTTTCTAAGGTCcgataaatctaattttgaagttaccttgttttttttttaaaaatgaaaattctgTTTTTAACCGAGGGAAAGGGCTGAGAGGAGTGAGGAGCTACCACCCTGTTGGGCGCCCATGTTAAGAGAATGAGAAGTTATGGAGGGTAATATTTCATCCCCCTTTTGGGTTGAAGTACTGCCTTCCAAGCATGGAAATTAGTGTCCCTCCTCAATAGTGGTCTTGTTCCCTCTCATGTTTCGtttcatcattttcttaatcaaatcaggtctcattaatattatttataaacctATTAATAGTTATCAGAATTGGCTGGCTCAACTGGTGAACCAGATTTTACACCTGTCTTGTTGGAGTGTAGGGACTAATTGTGCAATCAATATGGTAAGAACCACCTTGAATTGGGCTGAACTGACTAAGAACTGGCCTGAATCAGATTGAACCGGCCAAGAATTGGGTTGAACTGACTCAAGGCCTACCACGTGTCCCTCgataaaaaatctgaaaaaatgtTCTTCCAGGTATTAAACCAGTGAAATGCCAGTTGAATCAGTGAACCAATGAATTGACACCTTTGTTGGTTCAAGCTCCGGTCTGATTTTGATAATAATGGGACCCACTATTATGCTCTATTTACACCTTCTATGCATCATTCACTACCAAACACCACAAACACTTTCATCGTCGACACTTTTTATGCCCTCGGCACTTGACTCTCAAAATCTAACCCTTTGCCATACCCATCTTCAAATTTATCATATCATACAACGAAAACCTAAAAATGTTTTATGCTTATGGTGATATTTCTTTCTGGTTTATTAACTGACAGATCAAGCTATCATTTATTTATGCAAGTGCTCAAATTTGGTTAGGGCCTAATGGCTGGTATTGCTTGAAGTTATTGGCGATGTATTTAGCTTTCTTTGAAATAAGCAAGTGCAAAATCTTTGTTTGAGTTGTTTCAGAATTTCATTCACATCATCAACACACTTTTTATAGTTATTTCTTTCAAAACTGTGTGTAGTCTGTAGATGATGCAAGTTAAACACTATCATGCTCTTAGAACCATTATGTATATTTTCACTTCAAAATACAgcaaaaaaacatcatcaacacacttctttttttatagttatttctTTCAAAACTGTATGTAGTCTGTAGATGATGCAAGTTAAACACTATCATGCTCTTAGAACCATTATGTATATTTTCACTTCATAATACAGCAAAAAAAGTGGAGCATTGTAATAGCTTGATATTGTATTGACCATCAATCAGgttgcatttctttttttctttccttgttctTATTGCGGTGGTTCATATTATTTCAGAAGATGAGTCAGCCGAGCCTCCTAATGAACCTGTTAAGGGGAGCTTCCTAAGCCTCCTGCCTCCTAAACTAGATTCTTCGGAGCAATCGGGAAATCCAAATAAGCTGTTCTAATCTCATCATCCCTTCAGATGGTCACATAACATTCAATTAGAGATAAAATGATGGATCATTTTCTTGATGGATAGCTCCTCATTTTATGTTGCCGAAATCAAAGCTTCAAGGGCGAAGGGCCCAAAACATGAGTGGTTTGAGTTTACTAATTGGCTCGTCTTAGTTAGGTTGTTAATCCTTGTAAAATCGTCCCATAGTAAATATTCTTTTGAAATCGTTGTGTATTTATTTTACCCCTTTTGTCAGAAATCTGCTATACCAGATCACTATTGTGGGTTTTTCTTGTTACTAATCATTGCTGAGTTGATTAAGATGTATCATTTATTCCTGTGAAAAATGCAGAAACAAGAGAtttcccctccctccctccctcttggATGTAACTTCTAGGTTAGGGTTCTGAGAATTGCAATTTTGAACCCCCTCAATCTTGTAATTCATGCGAGGATgctattaaacttaattataagTTAGTCCCTGTGGTTTCtcgaaacaaaataattaatttttataatataaaaaataatttaatatcctTTGATCAATACAGGCGATGCTAatgttttgttctaaaaaatgattttttaactcCTCAAACTTTCCAATTCATCTACGTGCTTTTTTaactcttctatttttttaaattttaaaaaaaaaagcatgaattgATGAAAAAGATTAATCTATAAATGAAAGTAAAAACAGAGGGATTAAATAACAATTGTTGAAACCATGatgactaattaattatttttactaaacTACAGGGACTGTTATAATCAACTCGATACCTTTTCCTGAGCAGATTACTAGAGAAGAAATTACAGCAGCGCATGGTAAAACTGTAGTGAACAAGAGGAAAAGCGGGGACATCTAGCCTACTACGCCCCCCTTTTTGTATGTGCctgtaaagaaagaagaagacaacGACTCAATCCTCCGTTGGTAGTCTGCTCTGTTAGCAATTATTAGACATCGTGGTTGCGTATCTTTGTAATCGAAGATGCAGGTAAGTCAATCATTTCTTCAATTCCCTCTCCTTGTTTtctcaaaaccctaatttcttcaatattaacgatgatgatgatgcaggCCAGTGATAGATTTAACATCAATTCACAGCTGGAGCATCTCCAGGCCAAATATGTTGGGACAGGCCACGCTGATTTAAACAGATTGTGAGggtttccccccccccccccccctttatTAGCCCAGTTTAatgtatataatttcttttaaaaaaaaaaactgattgtGATTGGTAAATTAATACAGCGAGTGGGCAGTGAATATTCAACGTGACAGCTATGCATCGTATATCGGTCACTACCCTATGCTTGCTTATTTTGCTTTAGCTGAAAATGAGTCTATTGGAAGGGAACGTTATAATTTTATGCAGGTTCGTTCGTCTTTTAATCTCCTTCCTTTACTTTATATGTttattgatctatttttttttttgagttgcCATTTGGTTACATCACTGACTTAGTTTGATGGGTTTGTAATTTGGTGTTTGAGGATATTGGGGATGAACTTCATGTTCGTTCAAAGTTGtagtttccatttctttttatctttttttgtgataaaaCCTGATCATTGCACCAGTAAGAGTGTTCCGTTTAATGGGTCTGTAAGAGGTAGTTAGGTATCATTTGtggttttcattttcaaatttttgaaaACGGATACTGGaaacttgtttgttttgaattttatttttttgagaaaaagcaAAACGAGCAACCCTAACACAATTTTTGAAAACcactttgtttgattttgaaaaattctgACAATTGGTTGttgctttttttatgtttttgaaaattaaaaacaaaaaaaaaacaagttttttctattcatgtttccgaatttgttttttaccaaCATGGAATGGAAATGATACCGAATGACCCCtaagaaaaaagatgttttttttttgtcttataaaACCAAGGGGATGAAAAGTTTCATGAAGTAGGTGCTGTCATGTTGGTGCTATAATCACATCCCTGGCAATGCATGGGGACATGCCAATCATCTTGCAGTAGGGAAGCCATATGCCATATGTTTTGTCAGAGTCAGGTGCTGTTATCAGGAATGCATCCTTTATAGGTTTTACTGCTTCACTAAAGTCAACTTGTAAAGCCTTCTCCCATTTATTTGGTTAGCTGCATGAGTTTTACATGATAGCAACCATCTCTTTATGGAACACATTTTTGGAAGATTAGTTTTTTATACACTATGACTTTACTTAAACTATGATGAGATCAGGCTACCATTTTAATAGTTGGACTTTACTCGGTCCAGATTACTTTTTTATATCCCAGTTATTTATGAATGATGATCTTAAGATCCACAGTCAAAAGTGTGCAACAAAAGTTGTGTCAATTTGAATGAGCAATTCGTAAATGCAGGGGGGGTGCTGGAAGATCGCATTACATATAAGCTATTCTAGAAGTTCTAGAAAGTATAAGATGCAAGagtttattgttatttcaattGCTGATGGATAGGTGTCTGAACTATGACTTGCTTCATGTGTTAAATCTTGACAATCAGTGGAAAATGGCTTAGTGACTGATAATGTGTTTGTCCTGTACATTAAAATCTTGATTGTGTGAAGATATCTCAGAGAAGTTCTGATTTTCTCTTCCATACTTATTACATGTCTTAAATATGATCACCTAATGATTCTTTTTAACTTGGTGCAGAAAATGCTTTTGCCTTGTGGTCTACCCCCGGAAAGAGAAGATGATTGAGACATGTTCTGCTTGATCCGAGTCAGCTGTGGCTAACTGATTGATATGCTTAAACTTGTGTATGGCTGAAGGAACATTGGCCTTTTGATGACAGTTATGAGTACTGAAGATATCATTTGTGATTGTAGACTtgtaaaaatcatgttttatggTTTCAAGGATGGTTTAAGCTTGGAGCGTTTATGTGgttgaatttataatttcttataatatgATTAGCATCCGCTTTTTCCAATGTCTTTTTGGTTTTCACCATGTTTGTTGCTTATGCCAGTTTTCTTAGAAGACCCTCGTGATTGTTTTCTATGGCAAGACCCTGATGATTGTCGGAACAAAAATGATAGAAGTGATATTTGTTGCCATGTCCCCTCTGAAAATGACCTGGgctttttataatgtttaaatcCCATCTTACATTCCTTTGCAAGGCAGCTCTATACTAACTGCAAGATTTTGGTGCGTGCACTTCCATTTGGGCGGTGAAGAACATCTGATGGaaatgaatttatgtttttctgtGTTTGCTGCCGAGCTTCTTAAGAGTATAACGCTATTCTTTATTAGGGGGGTTGTGCTGGCAATTCTGAAGGGCCATCCTCGAAGATTCTGGTGGCTGCCGAGGATGATGCAAAACACCAGGCCATCCTCGGAAAAAGAATtgtgaaggaaagaaaagggtgCGAGGGAGCTGTGGCAGGAGAAACCATCATAACTTTGGATGCTGTGAAAAGAAAGGTGGGAAAGCATTCTACATCATTacgttattttatattttttacattattttatatttacacaTTGTCTAGAGGGGTATGAAAAGGGTCGAAGAAAGCACttagtttttttcataaattgttcTTATTCCTTTGCGCAATTAAAAGTAACATACGGTAACGTGAAGCTAGCAACAGGTACCATCCGTTTAACCTATTTCCTTCTGTTCTGTGAAACGACACTAACTACTTTGGAGATCGACACCAAGTagtaaaatgatttataatatagttcaatttgttttctaaaatgcTTCTTGAAGTGATTTTTGTCTGGGAAAATgtagtatttttttagatattttttaataattttaatgcaccaaaattaaaaaaaaataaagaatattattttaatatattttacattaaaaatcacTCTATAAAAACATCCGCACGTTATAAATCCACATGAAGTGCCTTATGTGGGATGACTCGACGACTGGAATGGTGCGTAGAAAGAGGGCAAAATGGGTTCAAATCTGGACCACGTGTATGCTCGGGTCAATTCACTTACCAGCAAGTGGTTTCTTGGTAAACCAATGAAAGCTACGCCGCCTATCTTCAAATGCATGCATCCGTTGACAGAGCAGGTGACTTTGGATTTCCAGTTtaggtaatttttgtttttatattttaaaaatatttttgaaaaaaattaaatattttttatttttttattttaaattaatattttttaatatcaaaaataatttttaaaaataaaaaaatattattttgattcatttctaagtaaaaaatactttgaaaagtaaacaCAATCATATTCTGAAACAGAATCTTAGTTTATGTATTTGCCGCAGCCAACAATATTTTACAaagttttagctttattttttcttgtatctttaaattaatttaatatactgatatcaaaaataaataaaaaaataaaaaaattattttaatacatttaaaaaaatacttttaaaaccaatttttattactatttcaGTCTTTATTTACGAGTAGACGTTATGGAGAAGCTCATTATCGacatcattattaattattattttttttattgagaagagTTTTCAGTTTTGCATGCCTCTTGCGTACTGTTTACTCGAAAAAAATTAGGATGGCAGTGAAGAGGGTAAACACCAGCATcctgttttgattttaaaacaaagcaatCTGCTTGCTTTTAAAGCAAAATTAGAGCTAacaaaatacttgaaaaaagactggtaaaaatatatatgtttttaataaacaaaaaataaaataattaattattaaacactGTCTCACCttattcttaagattttatttggCATTTTAGTTCaaccataaaatttatttaaaataaaataattaattattaaacagTGTTTTca is a window encoding:
- the LOC7467542 gene encoding uncharacterized protein At4g14342 isoform X1 produces the protein MQASDRFNINSQLEHLQAKYVGTGHADLNRFEWAVNIQRDSYASYIGHYPMLAYFALAENESIGRERYNFMQKMLLPCGLPPEREDD
- the LOC7467542 gene encoding uncharacterized protein At4g14342 isoform X2 translates to MQASDRFNINSQLEHLQAKYVGTGHADLNRFEWAVNIQRDSYASYIGHYPMLAYFALAENESIGRERYNFMQKMLLPCGLPPEREDD